The genomic segment TGGATGCTTAAGTCACCTCCAATAACTGTCTTAAGGAAATGGAACTGTCAGCATCTTTAAGAATTGAATTTATTGTCCTGGCAAGAAATAGAAGCAATGATTCTAGACTCCCAGGATTCTCAGTGTCTTCTAGAGCATTTCCACGGTTCTTATTTATTTCATGCATATTCACCAGTCTACCAGATAGACTCTGTATTTCTCAAAGATAAAAAGCAGGTCTTTACACTTTGTTTCTCTTCTCTATAGTTTACACACAGCATGGAACATAGTTCCCAGCAATATGAGAGAAGGTGAATAAATCTTTGCCGTTGCTACAAATAGCTGTACTTAGGAGCCTCAGCTATGCCAGTTATTAATCTGGGTGCTTTACATAATAGTCCATTTATTCTCATCATGATCTCTGAGATGGATATATTTCTTTTGAAACCATGGGAGAGATGTTAATACTTGCATTATGGCAAGGGTCCAAAGGTTGTGGTTTTTAACCTTTACATTACACCATGTTATATAGATTGTACCTTGCTCTGGGTCTGagatgtgtcttctttaagcAGACCCTGGCCATCAGAATCTGGTCTCAGATCCTTCTTGATTTAGTAGGTGGATGACATTATACTGAGAAACATGTAAGTGGAAGCTTGGTGTGGGCAAAGAGAGGTTGTATTCTGCAGTGATGATCTtgaattatttttgcatttttgatcatttctcttgggttttggaTTTGGTGTGAGCCCCATGTGTTTTTCTTTGGATTAACCAGGATAAAACCCAAGAGCTGATTAAAGCCCTACtatatttgcctttctcaaaAATAGCCCAGATAGAAGATGTGACAAAGAAGTATTGGGGGGGTGGTCCAGGAGATGAGGGTCAGCTTACCCTGTGAGCTGAACCAAATAGTGGGAATTGGTCACTGCCCAACTCTATTTCATCTCAATGTGAATTAGGGTAAAGGCACCACTTCATTAAGGTCTGTCTCCATTAGCTGGAAAATCCTTgcagtttattgatttttattagaACTGCCTGAGgcttaatattctttttcagcATAGCACTCCTGGCAGCCTCTGCTAACCATTGGAGTTGGCACTTAGGATTAAAAACTATCTGTGATCCTTGAtttagaggtttttgtttttttcttcctatgtGTCTCTCTTTTCTAGTTGCAAAGCAAAATACCAGGAAAAGATATGCTTCTATTTTGGCTGAAGCCACAGGTCTTCCCTTGGGATTATCCTTAGTTGTTGGGTTAGTCTCTTACCAAATCTGTCTGGAAACTGGATGTTTCCTATTTGCCTCAGAATTTGCCTCTCTTTTCAACCAAGAAGTGGTATCGTGAGTAGAGAGAGGGGAAATAGACTTAGCGCTCTCTTGCTGTTATTTAGGATGAGATCCCAAAGACTTTTGGTGGGATTAGATGATCATTTGTCTTACTTGGGTAAGTTGAATATTTTATATGCCACTTTAAAATCCAGTGGCacttttcttgaatttttctgaAAGTTACACAAAGGGAACTCAAATGTCTTCACGAGTAGACTAGATATGTGAGGGAGATACACCTTTGGGGGAAAACATGCAACTTAAATGATCTGCAGTATTCCAGGATATTTATGGCAGATTGATTGCAAAGATGTCTCCAATTTTCTGTCACTTTCTGTGTGTATACCATTGACCATGTGGTCTTACAGCTCACCTCATCAATAGGTGGaatctttctcctctccttttgaaTCTGGGCCAGCCTTGTGATTGTGCTTTGGCCAATAGAATGGCATCCAAGGGATGATGTACCTCCTAATCCTAGGCCTCAGAGGTCTCGTGTGCTCCTGCTTGCTCCCTTTCCATGTGAAAAAGCCTGGAATAGCCTTTAGTAGGATGTGGAAGAGAAATGAGCCTCCCGAGGTGAGGGCATGCTCAACCAGCCAGTCCCCAGCCAATCCAAGGAACATGGGTGAACTCAGCTGAAATCAGCTAAAGCTGGCATGAATCCACAGAGCCACCCAGCTACTCATCAGCAACAATGAGTTGTTGGGTTTTGCACCACTAAATATTAGGTTACTTTGTTATGCAGCAAATGCTAACTAATACATATTCTGATTCTAAAGATGATTCTGATGGATAATTTACATAGCATGCATAGAGTCACTAGCTGTGGCatcatctgctgctgctactaagtcgcttcagttgtgtccgactctgtgcgaccccatagacggcagtccaccaggctcccctgtccctgggattctctaggcaagaacactggagtgggttgccatttccttctccattgcatgaaagtgaaaagtgaaagtgaagtcgctcagtcgtgtccgactcttagtgaccccatggactgcagtctaccaggctcctctgtccatggaattttccaggcaagagtactggagtggggtgccattgccttctctgagctgTGGGATTTAGCAGATAGTTAGTAAATATTAATTcttgtcttccttttccttctttaaagaGATGTACTCCCAGACTGGAATCTGCAGGTTTCAGCCAGAAGATAGAATAGCAACTTGAAAGTCACATCAAATAGGTTTACATGAGTTGCCATATCTCATAACTGTCTCTAGAGACAGGGAGCAGTTTTTTCCTAGGCCAGACTGACCGATATTCTTGATTGCCTTAGAAAGAGACTTCAAAGATTTAAAAACACACCCCTTAACTACTGGCAAGTAAATGATACTGTTTCTggtttatgtaatttttttttggcaaaactgtcaaaatatggaAAACACTGTTAGTAAAACTGAGAGTCCTGGGTTTGTGTGACTGTGTGTAAGTCACCAGctttttctgtgcctcagtttcctcacctctaaATTGGGAAAGTTGATCTCCCCAACATGACCCCTAGCTCCAACCATCCACGGCTCTTCTGGCAGCAACATagtaaaatcaggaaaataagatCCACAGCCAGATTGCTCCCTCTGAAACCTGGCCCTGATGCTTTCTAGTTATTTGCCCTTGGGCATattggtgcctcagtttctttatctgaaaatggGGCTGCCACATGTGTGGTTGTGTGGATTGCATGATGGAGTCCATCTAACTGctgagaacagtgcctggcacacggaAAGCGCTTAACAAATGTAAACCATTATTTCATTTGGCATAGAGTCATGCCTTATGCAACTGCACTTTCATGGGATTTAAATGATGAGAGTTCAAATGGTGAACATCAACCCAGCAGATAAAACTGCCACAGTTTTTGAAACTCACCCCCACACAAATGAATCGTAACTGTGCTGAAGCTTTTATATTCATTATTCAGAAGTTTTTCTCTCACCTAGTTGGGTGTGGCATCTTACATAAGTGAAATTGACTGCTTTAGCTCTGAGCTTATTGTTGTCTCTCTGTTGCTGCTACCCTGTGGCAACAAGCAAGAGGCGGTTTAACGCATAGTTAAGAGGGTAGGCCCTAACTCTGGCTCTGCTACTTATTAACTTTCTTAGTTCTTTAATTACTCTGTCTCTCCATATGCTCATAAGGAAGATGTGCATGATAATAGTGCCCACCTCTTGGGTTTATTCTGAACATGATACATTTAGAGAAGTGCCTGACACAGTAGACTCTTAATAAATGCCGTGGGTTAGTATATTATTATATTCTGTTCCACTTGAATTGTTTTAAAGCAAGCCTTAGGGGTCCGAACTTTGTCCAGAGGAATATCTTTTGAAAGGAATCAGGATGGTAAGTCTAGAGATGGTATTGCTGACCCACCCAGATCTCCTTCGCCAGGCTGGTGTTCCCACATCCCACGTGCTGTGAGCATCAGCTGTTAATGGCTTACAGCTGCCTCTTCCTCTGGAGAATTACCATTGGTCAAATGGGAGTTGCCTAGCTTGGAACTGCCTGGGAAGTGAAGCAACTCTTCTGCCCTTGGGTGTGGCCCACAGCCAGTATCTGGCTGATGCAGGGGCACGAAAGGACCCTTTGCCTCCAAAGGGCAGGGGCAACTCCGTGGAGCAATCCAGGCCCCGGAGCTCCCGGTGGGATAAGGCCGAGCTGGACTCCAGTGAGGCCACGCCTAACTCGGCCTCCCTCCCCTGTCCTGTGTCCCTTACTCTCCTTTGTCTTGCTCAATAAATTCCTTGCATGTGACTCTTCATCTTGGGctcagaaggaaggaagaactgAAGCATGCAGAGATTCTGAGACACTGCAGTTGGACTTTCTGGGACAGCAAACACCCTAAGTAGGTGTAGTTTTGATTCTTTCCAAGTCTTTGTTTAGAAGAGGCTGGAGGGACTTAACAGAAGTTGGGGTAGCAATAGGATGTCAGGTAATGGATATGGTGGTCTCCGTGTTACTGAGGTCTGTGCACAGCTTTGAATGACACATATGAACCTGaaagctcagtcatatctgactcttggtgaccctagagactgtagcccaccaggctcctctgttcatgggattctccaggcaagaatgctggagtgggttgccatttccttcttcaggggaccttcccaacccagggattgagcccatgtctcctgcattgcaggcagattctttaccatctgagccaccagggaagtccaaaatatgAACCTAGACATAGATTTTATTAGACCATGTTACTACTACAGTGATTAATACCAAGTATACCTAGAGTCTTCCAGTACTCAAGATAACCTCTGTCCTATATTCTTTGCTGACTtcttttgactatgtggaaacCCCCTTTTGTGCTATGACACTAGCCTTTCTTACGTACTTACCAGACAAGATTGTCCAAAGGACTTTAGGGATGAATTAGGATGGTAAGTATGAAGTTGTCCACTATTGAAATGCTGGACAAAGTGCTGTAAAACCTGACTGCAGGCTTTCCCTGACAAGATCATCATAGTTTGTCCCAGAAATAGGAGATAAAATTATCTGCAGATTTAGTCTTGGGTTTGTATACATTGAAGAACCAACCACCTACTTGAATTCAAAGTTCTATTCCATCCTAATGtttcaacagaggaatgaaataTAGAATATCCCAgaattgtcttctttttttctctcaagaAGGGAGCAAGGGATCAcctctcattttcctttatttcattcGTTTGTTCTCTATCTCTTCCCCTTGTATCTTTGCTTTTTCTCCAGTCTGTATGTGACATAAGCAAGTCTCTGTAAACTCAGTTCAACAGAATAACATTAACATGTTATGTCCCTTTTTCAAAGGATCTTATAAAATGTGTCCATTGCTTCTCATGGAAGACTATCTTCAGAATAGAACCTGGTGCAGGTTCCTGGAAGATCGCCCAATTTGTCACTAGTTTTATATTGAAAGAGGGCACAGATAATGTATAATAGAATATAAGTAGTATTAATACATGAGCTTTCAAGATCAACATGAGGTTTCAAAGAAGAAAGTTGTAATGAGGTTGTACTATGCTGAGTTTACCCCTCAGATCTCTGATGTAGTTCAATATTCTCTGATGCTAAAAGGATGACTTTGGTGGAAGTGTCTGAGAAGCACTTCTAAATATCACTTCAACCAGTTCAAAATACGATCTTTTCGTGCCTAGCGCAGCCATGGCTCGGGGTCCCAAGAAGCACCTGAAACGCGTAGCAGCTCCAAAACATTGGATGCTGGATAAACTGACTGGTGTGTTTGCCCCTCGTCCATCTACCGGCCCCCACAAGCTAAGGGAATGTCTCCCCCTAATCATTTTCCTAAGGAATAGACTTAAGTATGCCCTAACTGGAGATGAAGTAAAGAAGATCTGCATGCAGCGTTTCATTAAGATCGATGGCAAAGTCCGCACAGATATAACCTACCCTGCTGGTTTTATGGATGTCATCAGCATTGATAAGACTGGAGAGAATTTTCGTTTGATCTATGACACCAAGGGTCGCTTTGCTGTTCATCGTATTACACCTGAGGAGGCCAAGTATAAATTGTGCAAAGTAAGAAAGATATTTGTGGGGACAAAAGGAATCCCTCATCTGGTAACCCATGATGCTCGTACCATCCGTTACCCTGATCCCCTCATCAAGGTGAATGACACCATTCAGATTGACTTGGAGACTGGCAAGATTACTGATTTCATCAAATTTGACACTGGTAACCTGTGCATGGTGACTGGAGGTGCTAACCTGGGAAGAATTGGTGTGATTACAAACCGGGAGAGACATCCAGGTTCTTTTGATGTAGTTCATGTGAAAGATGCGAACGGCAACAGCTTTGCCACACGGCTCTCAAACATTTTCGTTATTGGCAAAGGCAACAAACCGTGGATCTCTCTTCCCCGTGGAAAGGGTATTCGCCTTACCATTGCTGAGGAGAGAGATAAGAGATTGGCAGCCAAACAGAGCAGTGGATAAAATGATCTCTATGTGATGTGATTGGAAAAATCTTTGTACTTAATTAAAGATAATACCAagtgattaataaaaaaaaaaaaacaaaatatgatataGGCATGGCTTCACATAACTGTGTAATAGAAGGAcggaaaaatgggaaaatttctAGGACGATTTTCATCCTAAGACTGGAAATGCAAATCATATTCCAATTTTAGATGGAATGGCTTGAAAATATAATTCTCTGCATTTGCTGGAAAAATTAAGAGTTGAGCTCATGGAGATACAGTTTTGATATGGTATATGTTTTGAGGGGACAGTCATTGACCCCACTGTAGTGGATGAGGTGCATGGCCAATCAAAGCTTACTTCTCAGAAGCAGTTAAGTGGCTGCCTAGCAAATGAAAGGGGCCATTATGGCTCCTTGGCTGGAAAAAAGAGAGCTGTGTCATTTCATGAGTGAATAGGAACTTTGCAGCTTACCCTGGCCTGAGAGAAGCCTTCCGTCTCATGGGTTCTGAATCACTATTATGttgctctgctgtgctgtgcgtaggtgctcagtcatgtctgactctttgcaccccatggactgtagcccgccaggctcctctgtccaagtggattctccagtcaagagtactggagtgggatgccatgccctcctccaggagatcttcccaacccagggatcgaacccaggtctcccacattgtgtgtggattctttactgactgagccaccagggaagcccaagaatactggagtgggtagcctatcccttctccagggattatgTAGCTACTACTCTGGAACTGGCAGCATGTAACTTGAGTTAGATTTGCGAATTATCCCAGGTCAGTGGGAAAGGCTGTATTTCCTCATATAAGAAATTGACAGTGCTTTTGTGTAGCAGTTGGGAGCCTCTTGAAGCTGAGTGATGCTTTGCACAGGTTGTTCTCACTCAGAAAGGACGGGTGGAGAAGCTTCCCTTGGGCCAAAGTCACTAGGTTGTTTTTCTGGATATAGTTGATTCTGACATACTGGCTTTTCAGAAAAGAGCCATtcagcaaactcaaggagatgaaGTTTGAAATTGGTTTTGGGCCATATCAGTTGCCCTTTCAtaaggtggcttcccaggtgactgagatggtaaaaaatccatttACAATGCAGGAaatttgggtttgatcctgggatcaggatgatcccctggagaagggaatggtcacccactccattattcttgcctggataatttcatggacagaggaggctggcaggctacagtccatgggattgcaaagagttggacatgacggagcgactgacactttcagttGCCTTTTCATAAAGTGGCAAGCATAAAACAGAGTTcaagaaatatacaaagagaGACCTTTTCATATAAAATCTAGAAAACAGTACAACAATGTTGATTTCAAAGATAAACCTTGAGAAGAGAACATGCCATAAGAGAAAGGTCAGGACACCAAAGCCGATCGTCTGACCAGAAAGTCTTTGCTCAGGTTTTGGTTCTGCTCTTAGAGAGGCTGCGCTTAAGtttctacctcttttttttttggtttgttttgcttattttattggagtataattgctttacaatatcatgttagtcTCTACTGTATAACAGATCACATTAGCTATCTTCctcctgtgctgtgctcagtcgtgcccaactcttttgttaccccatggactgtaacccaccaggctcctctgtccatggaattttccaggcaaaaacaccaGAAGGGATTTCCATTTCATATtccagggtttcttcctgactcagtgatcaCACCCtgatctcttgcatctcctgcattggcaggtggattctttaccactgtgccacctgagaagcccttgcagcaactatatgtatacacacatcccctccctcttgagaagtCTCTACCTCTTTTTCCTCAGgggagcctgggttcagtctcCCAGGGCATGAAGCAGGATGAAGTGGGGTGCACATGGGTCTAAACTATGATTTCACTTCCAGCTGTGTGGAGAGATTTCATGCTTCCTTCTTGCTCTTTCCCATGAAGCATGCAATTGAATGGGTGACTCATAATATCTGCTGGCAAGCATAATAGAGGGGACCCTAGTGATAGCAAGCCATATGTGCCCTCCACGTGGCCCCTCGGCAGTGGCATCTGTGTGGTCTTGCCCCAGCACCTGTGGAAGATTTCGCGGTGCCTTCTGAGCCGTGCTGCCGACCTGAGCTCCCCGTGCAACTGCTCCTTCCAGAGCTCCTCATTTCCAAGAAAAG from the Dama dama isolate Ldn47 chromosome 23, ASM3311817v1, whole genome shotgun sequence genome contains:
- the LOC133044553 gene encoding small ribosomal subunit protein eS4, X isoform — encoded protein: MARGPKKHLKRVAAPKHWMLDKLTGVFAPRPSTGPHKLRECLPLIIFLRNRLKYALTGDEVKKICMQRFIKIDGKVRTDITYPAGFMDVISIDKTGENFRLIYDTKGRFAVHRITPEEAKYKLCKVRKIFVGTKGIPHLVTHDARTIRYPDPLIKVNDTIQIDLETGKITDFIKFDTGNLCMVTGGANLGRIGVITNRERHPGSFDVVHVKDANGNSFATRLSNIFVIGKGNKPWISLPRGKGIRLTIAEERDKRLAAKQSSG